A region from the Rosa rugosa chromosome 6, drRosRugo1.1, whole genome shotgun sequence genome encodes:
- the LOC133714485 gene encoding protein GLUTELIN PRECURSOR ACCUMULATION 3 isoform X1 → MHYWVRASSSDFAGTLPQPRSGHTAVNIGKSKVIVFGGLVEKRFLNDIVVYDIDNKLWYKPECTGGTDGQVGPSPRAFHVAVVIDCHMFIFGGRCGGKRLGDFWVLDTDIWQWSELTSFGDLPSARDFAAASAIGNQKIIMYGGWDGKKWLSDVYVLDTISLEWMELSITGSLPPPRCGHTATMVEKRLLVYGGRGGGGPIMGDLWALKGVIAEENETPGWTQLKLPGQAPSARCGHTITSGGHYLLLFGGHGTGGWLSRYDIYYNDCIILDRVSAQWKRLPTGNEPPPARAYHSLTCIGSRYLLFGGFDGKSTFGDLWWLVPEEDPIANRLRATSPTNITENKDVMMENNNVQSELKESETEESAVSELQKRLGISVSLPSNGVPVVDELEDRELIELASSLVGERDTTREHISHIQALRDHWRNSTARFIPLKELGPLLRDYQRQITRRHLENGGSDPELVESGSPGKVAYGFYHIRNVNQGADDFQLRMDDIPKLLAEYKQLLN, encoded by the exons ATGCATTACTGGGTTCGAGCTTCTTCCTCTGATTTCGCCGGAACTCTTCCCCAACCTCGCAG TGGTCACACTGCCGTCAACATTGGAAAATCCAAAGTGATCGTGTTCGGAGGCCTTGTAGAGAAGAGGTTTCTCAACGATATCGTCGTCTATGACATTG ATAATAAACTATGGTATAAGCCAGAGTGCACTGGCGGCACTGATGGACAAGTGGGTCCAAGTCCTCGGGCATTTCACGTTGCTGTTGTGATTGATTGTCATATGTTCATCTTTGGTGGGCGTTGTGGTGGCAAGAG GTTAGGTGACTTTTGGGTCCTAGATACTG ATATATGGCAATGGTCAGAGTTGACAAGCTTTGGTGACTTACCCTCAGCAAGAGACTTTGCTGCAGCTTCAGCTATTGGAAATCAGAAAATTATTAT GTATGGTGGCTGGGATGGTAAAAAGTGGTTGTCAGATGTGTACGTCTTGGACACAA TATCACTAGAGTGGATGGAACTGTCAATTACTGGTTCACTGCCACCACCTAGATGTGGCCACACAGCTACTATGGTTGAAAAACGGTTGCTTGTCTATGGCGGCAGAG GAGGTGGAGGTCCTATCATGGGTGATTTATGGGCTTTGAAGGGTGTAATCGCAGAAG AAAATGAAACACCTGGATGGACCCAACTGAAGCTTCCAGGTCAAGCTCCTTCCGCACGTTGTGGCCATACCATCACATCTGGAGGACACTAT CTGTTGCTATTTGGAGGCCATGGAACTGGAGGCTGGTTGAGTCGTTATGACATCTATTACAATGACTGCATCATCTTAGACAGGG TTTCTGCACAGTGGAAGCGGTTACCTACTGGCAATGAACCCCCTCCTGCTCGAGCATACCATTCACTGACATGCATTGGCTCACGTTATCTGTTATTTGGTGGCTTTGATGGCAAATCCACATTTGGTGATCTATGGTGGTTGGTTCCTGAAG AGGACCCTATTGCAAACAGGCTTCGTGCAACTTCACCAACCAATATTACCGAAAATAAGGATGTCATGATGGAAAATAATAATGTCCAATCTGAACTCAAG GAAAGCGAAACAGAAGAATCTGCTGTCTCAGAATTACAAAAAAGATTAGGAATATCAGTTTCTCTCCCTAGTAATGGGGTTCCTGTTGTGGATGAGTTAGAAGACAGAGAACTTATTGAACTAGCTTCAAGTTTGGTTGGGGAAAGAGATACTACTCGTGAACATATTTCACATATTCAG GCACTTCGTGACCACTGGAGGAATTCTACTGCAAGGTTCATACCACTTAAAGAGCTTGGGCCTTTGCTTCGGGACTACCAACGCCAAATTACTCGTCGTCACCT GGAGAATGGCGGATCTGATCCCGAGTTGGTTGAGTCTGGTTCTCCTGGAAAAGTGGCTTATGGTTTCTATCATATTAGAAATGTTAATCAG GGTGCTGATGATTTTCAGTTGCGTATGGATGACATTCCAAAGCTGCTGGCAGAGTACAAACAACTACTTAATTAA
- the LOC133714486 gene encoding cell division control protein 2 homolog yields the protein MDKYEKVEKIGEGTYGVVYKARDRLTNETIALKKIRLEQEDEGVPSTAIREISLLKEMQHANIVRLQDVVHSEKRLYLVFEYLDLDLKKYMDSSPEFAKDPRQIKMFLYQILRGIAYCHSHRVLHRDLKPQNLLIDRRTNALKLADFGLARAFGIPVRTYTHEVVTLWYRAPEILLGSRHYSTPVDVWSVGCIFAEMLNQRPLFPGDSEIDELFKIFRILGTPNEDTWPGVNSLPDFKSSFPKWLSKDLATLVPNLESAGVDILSKMLCLDPSKRITARGALEHEYFKDIPLVP from the exons ATGGACAAG TACGAGAAAGTAGAGAAGATTGGGGAAGGAACTTATGGCGTGGTTTACAAGGCTCGTGATCGTCTCACCAATGAAACCATAGCTTTGAAGAAGATTCGGTTGGAGCAGGAAGATGAGGGCGTCCCAAGCACCGCCATTAGAGAAATTTCTCTCTTGAAAGAAATGCAGCATGCCAACATTGTCAG GTTACAGGATGTTGTGCATAGTGAGAAGCGCTTGTATCTGGTGTTTGAGTACCTGGACTTGGATTTGAAGAAGTATATGGATTCTTCTCCTGAATTTGCAAAGGATCCTCGCCAGATAAAA ATGTTCCTTTATCAGATTCTCAGAGGCATTGCTTATTGTCATTCACATAGAGTTCTTCATCGAGATCTGAAGCCCCAGAATCTACTGATAGATCGTCGCACCAATGCACTAAAGCTTGCAGATTTTGGACTGGCCCGAGCGTTTGGTATTCCTGTTAGGACATATACTCATGAG GTGGTGACTCTCTGGTACAGAGCACCGGAAATTTTGCTCGGATCTCGCCATTATTCGACTCCAGTTGATGTGTGGTCAGTGGGTTGTATATTTGCTGAGATGTTAAACCAACGACCTTTATTTCCAGGCGATTCTGAGATTGATGAATTGTTCAAGATATTTAG AATCTTGGGTACTCCAAATGAAGATACATGGCCTGGAGTGAATTCTTTGCCTGATTTTAAATCTTCCTTTCCTAAGTGGCTTTCTAAG GACTTGGCAACTTTAGTTCCAAATCTTGAATCAGCTGGTGTTGACATTCTTTCT aaaatgCTCTGCTTGGATCCGAGCAAAAGGATTACGGCAAGGGGTGCTCTTGAGCATGAATACTTCAAAGATATTCCATTAGTTCCCTGA
- the LOC133714485 gene encoding protein GLUTELIN PRECURSOR ACCUMULATION 3 isoform X2 gives MHYWVRASSSDFAGTLPQPRSGHTAVNIGKSKVIVFGGLVEKRFLNDIVVYDIDNKLWYKPECTGGTDGQVGPSPRAFHVAVVIDCHMFIFGGRCGGKRLGDFWVLDTDIWQWSELTSFGDLPSARDFAAASAIGNQKIIMYGGWDGKKWLSDVYVLDTISLEWMELSITGSLPPPRCGHTATMVEKRLLVYGGRGGGGPIMGDLWALKGVIAEENETPGWTQLKLPGQAPSARCGHTITSGGHYLLLFGGHGTGGWLSRYDIYYNDCIILDRVSAQWKRLPTGNEPPPARAYHSLTCIGSRYLLFGGFDGKSTFGDLWWLVPEEDPIANRLRATSPTNITENKDVMMENNNVQSELKESETEESAVSELQKRLGISVSLPSNGVPVVDELEDRELIELASSLVGERDTTREHISHIQALRDHWRNSTARFIPLKELGPLLRDYQRQITRRHLENGGSDPELVESGSPGKVAYGFYHIRNVNQLRMDDIPKLLAEYKQLLN, from the exons ATGCATTACTGGGTTCGAGCTTCTTCCTCTGATTTCGCCGGAACTCTTCCCCAACCTCGCAG TGGTCACACTGCCGTCAACATTGGAAAATCCAAAGTGATCGTGTTCGGAGGCCTTGTAGAGAAGAGGTTTCTCAACGATATCGTCGTCTATGACATTG ATAATAAACTATGGTATAAGCCAGAGTGCACTGGCGGCACTGATGGACAAGTGGGTCCAAGTCCTCGGGCATTTCACGTTGCTGTTGTGATTGATTGTCATATGTTCATCTTTGGTGGGCGTTGTGGTGGCAAGAG GTTAGGTGACTTTTGGGTCCTAGATACTG ATATATGGCAATGGTCAGAGTTGACAAGCTTTGGTGACTTACCCTCAGCAAGAGACTTTGCTGCAGCTTCAGCTATTGGAAATCAGAAAATTATTAT GTATGGTGGCTGGGATGGTAAAAAGTGGTTGTCAGATGTGTACGTCTTGGACACAA TATCACTAGAGTGGATGGAACTGTCAATTACTGGTTCACTGCCACCACCTAGATGTGGCCACACAGCTACTATGGTTGAAAAACGGTTGCTTGTCTATGGCGGCAGAG GAGGTGGAGGTCCTATCATGGGTGATTTATGGGCTTTGAAGGGTGTAATCGCAGAAG AAAATGAAACACCTGGATGGACCCAACTGAAGCTTCCAGGTCAAGCTCCTTCCGCACGTTGTGGCCATACCATCACATCTGGAGGACACTAT CTGTTGCTATTTGGAGGCCATGGAACTGGAGGCTGGTTGAGTCGTTATGACATCTATTACAATGACTGCATCATCTTAGACAGGG TTTCTGCACAGTGGAAGCGGTTACCTACTGGCAATGAACCCCCTCCTGCTCGAGCATACCATTCACTGACATGCATTGGCTCACGTTATCTGTTATTTGGTGGCTTTGATGGCAAATCCACATTTGGTGATCTATGGTGGTTGGTTCCTGAAG AGGACCCTATTGCAAACAGGCTTCGTGCAACTTCACCAACCAATATTACCGAAAATAAGGATGTCATGATGGAAAATAATAATGTCCAATCTGAACTCAAG GAAAGCGAAACAGAAGAATCTGCTGTCTCAGAATTACAAAAAAGATTAGGAATATCAGTTTCTCTCCCTAGTAATGGGGTTCCTGTTGTGGATGAGTTAGAAGACAGAGAACTTATTGAACTAGCTTCAAGTTTGGTTGGGGAAAGAGATACTACTCGTGAACATATTTCACATATTCAG GCACTTCGTGACCACTGGAGGAATTCTACTGCAAGGTTCATACCACTTAAAGAGCTTGGGCCTTTGCTTCGGGACTACCAACGCCAAATTACTCGTCGTCACCT GGAGAATGGCGGATCTGATCCCGAGTTGGTTGAGTCTGGTTCTCCTGGAAAAGTGGCTTATGGTTTCTATCATATTAGAAATGTTAATCAG TTGCGTATGGATGACATTCCAAAGCTGCTGGCAGAGTACAAACAACTACTTAATTAA